In one Nicotiana tomentosiformis chromosome 6, ASM39032v3, whole genome shotgun sequence genomic region, the following are encoded:
- the LOC104089222 gene encoding nuclear-pore anchor: MPLFMSDDEYERCSNDAVLVSEKADEFIRDLYNQLETVKAQADAASVTAEQSCSFLEQKYLSLNSEYSELQSQHSELNSSFERRLSELSQVQAEKQQVHIQSIGKDGDVDRLSTEASELRKTKRQLMELVEQKDLEISEKNSTIKSYLDKILHLTETAAAREARICDLETEVSRSQASCSRLLQEKELVERHNAWLNDELTAKVNDLMKLRKVHSELEADMSAKLADSEKTFNECDRCLKRKEEHVRELELKFTSLEQDLLTSKDVAAAKEEQISGEIATLNKLVELYKESSEEWSKKAGELEGVIKALESHGNQIENDYKERLEKEVSAKKELEEEVACLKNKFAKNEAELKIRGEDTLKLLPLNYFTRESLPNSVEAGDMVEGDHMVVPSLPIGVSGTALAASLLREGWGLAKMYTKYQEAVDALRHEQLGRKQAQAVLERVLCEIEEKAGVILDERAEHERLEDAYSVLSEKMQHSLSQQADLERNILELKVDLRSRDRDYAVAQAEIVDLQEQVTVLLKECRDIQLRGGSVGPKNDDSVVSDSVFMFGAESNADNAGRMLSYKDINSLVEQNVQLRGLVRSLSDQIENRELELKKNYEKELQKHIDEASSKVNAVLERADEQGRMIESLHTAVAMYKRLYEEHRVHSSDTQSQKLAEVERHEVMLLPDASHEALGRAQERAFERVKCLEEESSRLRSVLISLRSEREKSALEAQFARDKLDRYVKDFELQREEHNAVLSRNVEFSQLIVDHQKKLRESYESLNAAEELSRKLKMEVSILKNEKDMLINAEKRASDEVCNLSQRVHSLQAHLDTLQSTENVRDEARAAERKRQEEYIKCIEKEWAEAKKELQEERDKVRNLMLERESDFKNALRRAEEMGKELASTSRSLAAAESRAVIAEARSAELEEKLKASQGKVSERADDPSSSTELSEDMHSAEEVKTLKEEMQANKNHMLQYKSIAQANEEALKQMELAYEDLKVEADRVKKSMEEEALSLKKHITDLENECNVKSNEAASATAGKEEAVAATLAEISSLKEDNSAKMSQISNLEAQISALKDDLDKEHQRWRAAQVNYERQVILQSETIQELTRTSQALAALQEESSELRKISDILKTENNELKAKWGAEMSALEVSKAEAEKKYTEANEQNKILLNRLEGLHIKLAEKDRESLGTSSGSTTAESDDGLMNVVSYLRRSKDIAETEISLLRQEKLRLQSQLENAQRRADLAEASLNSERENSRSQVLNEEEFKALQLQVRELNLLRESNLQLREENKHNFEECQKLREAAQKMKIEVEGLQKLLNERQENVEACRKETEMQRLDKEQLERRVNELVERYKSFDLEEYASLKEAAQQMQVNLREKDAELEKIKKAISEQQNLVSSLEQDLTGSRTELSQRELRINEILQAEASLKSEVDKHRRLIAQLKKRAENLLKERDNLSKEKDNLSKEKDDLARENQALSKQLEDAKLGKRTADAADEQALKDKEKEKDTRIQGLEKMAFQLREELKQGKLKRLKTQKTISDSYETVTQQRSKLLDELDKHKQALKMLTDEVEKIGQAKSSQTEGTSVDQLLSGTHLEDFTAAYFQAVDEFERVARGELGVTGATDSSAPDASVSGSVVPGPAATPSPPASLLTSTPVVGKVVLSKMTSETRKTGRRLVRPRITKPEEPSADVEMQDTDVSSNSGKHMTTPQNAENLDNATLPTQPPIRKRPSAASTSELSEEISATGEPCLDVAQPVLKKSKGLEAPQEGGEEKSVGNVEISESLPTTEEHDAGDETQGFKEEASDTEKDETMLSGEQVEEPAVIATNQSESQVDRTDGADDTLGRPSEVSTPDNESKFQVEQEREQLAADEREEGELIADPEDAGNLEGGSNLLMGSPENLEPQAESLAGTDEDTLLTSTDTGEIESSQLPDDDKNDEVDAIEELSESSDKLNDGGDQVATETDQAVDAVVTGEKPSSSLVDSSISKEGGSGDTAAAETEEGKQVSPVNRSSRTINLNERARERASLRQAGMLSSTMPRGRGRAPRGRGGRNVRGGRGQTPGSQG; the protein is encoded by the exons ATGCCGTTGTTTATGTCGGACGATGAATACGAGCGGTGCTCGAACGACGCCGTTTTGGTATCTGAAAAAGCCGATGAATTCATACGCGATTTATACAATCAACTGGAGACTGTGAAAGCGCAGGCTGATGCTGCATCCGTTACTGCTGAACAGAGTTGTTCCTTCCTCGAACAGAAGTACCTCTCGCTTAATTCGGAGTACTCTGAGCTTCAATCGCAGCACTCTGAGCTTAACTCGTCGTTCGAGAGACGCCTCTCTGAACTCTCTCAAGTACAAGCCGAGAAACAGCAAGTTCACATCCAATCT ATTGGAAAGGATGGAGATGTGGACCGGTTATCCACAGAGGCTTCAGAACTGCGGAAAACGAAGAGGCAATTGATGGAATTGGTGGAGCAGAAAGACTTGGAAATCAGTGAGAAAAATTCCACTATCAAAAGCTATCTTGATAAGATACTTCACTTGACTGAAACTGCTGCGGCTAGGGAAGCGCGGATCTGTGACTTGGAGACTGAAGTATCACGCTCTCAGGCTTCTTGTTCACGGCTTTTGCAGGAGAAGGAGCTTGTTGAGAGGCATAATGCATGGCTGAATGACGAGTTAACAGCCAAGGTCAATGATCTCATGAAGCTGCGTAAAGTGCATTCTGAGCTTGAGGCGGATATGTCTGCCAAACTTGCTGATTCCGAGAAAACATTTAATGAATGTGATAGGTGTTTGAAGAGGAAAGAGGAACACGTGAGGGAACTGGAGTTAAAGTTCACTTCTCTAGAGCAAGATTTATTAACTTCCAAGGATGTAGCAGCTGCAAAAGAGGAGCAAATATCTGGGGAGATTGCAACCTTAAACAAGCTTGTGGAATTGTACAAGGAGAGTTCTGAGGAGTGGTCTAAAAAGGCAGGAGAACTTGAAGGAGTAATTAAGGCTTTAGAGAGTCATGGAAACCAAATAGAGAATGACTATAAAGAGAGGCTTGAAAAAGAGGTATCTGCAAAGAAAGAACTAGAGGAGGAGGTTGCATGCTTGAAAAATAAGTTTGCGAAAAACGAAGCAGAATTGAAAATTAGGGGAGAAGATACACTGAAACTTCTTCCTTTGAATTATTTTACAAGGGAATCATTGCCAAACTCAGTTGAAGCTGGTGACATGGTTGAGGGTGATCACATGGTTGTACCTAGTCTACCTATTGGTGTTTCAGGAACCGCATTAGCAGCTTCACTTCTTCGGGAGGGTTGGGGTCTGGCTAAGATGTACACAAAATATCAGGAAGCTGTTGATGCTCTACGACATGAACAATTGGGAAGAAAACAAGCTCAGGCTGTATTAGAGCGAGTACTATGTGAAATAGAGGAGAAAGCTGGAGTTATCTTGGACGAGCGAGCAGAACATGAAAGATTGGAAGATGCTTACTCCGTGCTAAGTGAAAAAATGCAGCATTCCCTCTCACAGCAAGCTGATTTAGAGAGGAACATTCTGGAATTAAAGGTTGATCTGAGAAGTCGTGACCGTGATTATGCAGTTGCTCAGGCAGAGATAGTTGACCTCCAAGAACAGGTGACAGTGCTTTTAAAGGAATGTCGTGATATACAACTCCGTGGTGGATCAGTGGGACCCAAAAATGATGATTCTGTGGTGTCAGATTCTGTATTTATGTTTGGTGCTGAATCTAATGCTGATAATGCTGGAAGGATGTTGAGCTACAAGGACATAAACAGTCTGGTTGAACAAAATGTCCAGCTAAGAGGCCTAGTTCGCAGCCTTAGTGACCAGATTGAGAACAGAGAgttagagttgaagaaaaattatgagaAGGAGCTTCAGAAGCATATTGATGAAGCTTCCTCCAAGGTTAATGCTGTACTGGAAAGAGCTGACGAACAGGGAAGGATGATCGAATCACTCCATACAGCTGTGGCAATGTACAAACGGCTTTATGAAGAGCATAGAGTTCATTCATCTGATACTCAATCTCAAAAATTGGCCGAGGTTGAAAGACATGAAGTGATGCTGTTACCTGATGCTTCACATGAAGCTTTAGGGCGAGCACAAGAACGGGCTTTTGAGCGTGTAAAATGTCTCGAAGAAGAGTCATCAAGATTACGGAGCGTGTTAATCTCTCTTCGATCCGAGCGTGAGAAGTCAGCTCTGGAAGCACAGTTTGCTCGAGATAAACTTGACAGATATGTGAAAGATTTTGAGCTCCAGAGAGAGGAGCATAATGCTGTCCTCTCGAGAAATGTTGAGTTCTCACAGCTGATAGTTGACCACCAGAAGAAGCTGCGAGAAAGTTATGAGTCATTGAATGCTGCCGAGGAGCTTTCTCGAAAGCTAAAAATGGAGGTCTCTATTCTAAAGAACGAAAAGGATATGCTGATAAACGCCGAGAAGAGAGCTTCTGATGAAGTATGTAATTTGTCACAGAGGGTGCATAGTTTGCAGGCCCATTTAGATACATTGCAGAGTACGGAAAACGTTCGTGATGAGGCAAGAGCTGCTGAGAGGAAAAGGCAAGAAGAGTATATTAAATGCATTGAGAAAGAATGGGCTGAGGCTAAGAAAGAATTGCAAGAAGAGCGTGATAAAGTTCGAAACCTTATGCTTGAGCGAGAAAGTGATTTTAAGAATGCATTGAGACGAGCTGAGGAAATGGGGAAGGAATTGGCCAGCACTTCACGTTCTTTGGCTGCTGCTGAATCTAGAGCTGTTATTGCTGAGGCACGATCTGCTGAATTAGAGGAAAAACTGAAAGCCTCACAAGGAAAGGTGTCTGAGAGAGCTGATGATCCTTCCTCTTCTACTGAGCTTTCTGAGGACATGCACTCTGCTGAAGAAGTTAAAACACTCAAAGAGGAGATGCAGGCTAACAAAAATCACATGCTGCAATATAAAAGCATAGCTCAGGCGAATGAAGAAGCATTGAAGCAGATGGAATTGGCCTATGAGGACCTCAAAGTGGAAGCTGATAGAGTGAAAAAATCAATGGAAGAGGAAGCTTTATCGCTTAAGAAACACATTACTGATCTTGAGAATGAATGTAATGTGAAGTCAAATGAAGCAGCTTCTGCAACTGCAGGGAAAGAAGAAGCTGTTGCTGCTACTTTAGCTGAAATATCCAGTCTGAAAGAAGATAACTCTGCTAAGATGTCTCAGATTTCAAATTTAGAGGCTCAAATATCTGCTTTGAAAGATGATTTGGACAAAGAGCATCAAAGATGGCGTGCTGCTCAAGTTAATTATGAGAGACAGGTAATCCTGCAGTCAGAAACAATTCAAGAACTGACTAGAACATCTCAAGCCTTGGCTGCCTTACAAGAAGAATCATCTGAGCTCCGTAAAATTTCGGATATTCTAAAAACTGAAAATAATGAATTGAAGGCCAAGTGGGGGGCAGAGATGTCGGCGCTAGAAGTATCAAAAGCTGAAGCTGAGAAGAAGTACACTGAGGCTAATGAACAGAACAAGATATTACTTAATCGGCTTGAGGGTTTGCACATTAAACTGGCTGAGAAGGACCGTGAATCTTTAGGTACATCTTCTGGAAGCACAACGGCCGAGAGTGATGATGGGTTGATGAACGTAGTGAGTTATCTAAGACGGTCTAAGGATATTGCAGAAACAGAAATTTCTTTGCTGAGACAGGAAAAACTTCGGTTGCAATCGCAACTCGAGAACGCTCAGAGGAGAGCAGATCTAGCAGAAGCATCACTTAATTCTGAGCGAGAGAATTCAAGATCTCAGGTTTTAAATGAAGAGGAGTTTAAAGCACTGCAGCTTCAGGTTAGAGAACTGAACTTACTTCGTGAAAGTAACTTGCAATTGAGAGAGGAGAACAAGCACAACTTTGAAGAATGCCAGAAACTTCGTGAAGCTGCTCAGAAGATGAAGATTGAAGTAGAGGGTCTGCAGAAGCTCCTCAATGAAAGACAAGAAAATGTGGAGGCTTGTAGGAAAGAGACTGAAATGCAGAGGCTGGATAAAGAGCAGCTTGAGAGAAGGGTTAATGAGTTGGTTGAGAGATATAAGAGTTTTGATCTGGAAGAATATGCTAGTCTGAAAGAAGCTGCTCAACAGATGCAAGTGAATCTGAGAGAAAAGGATGCAGAACTGGAGAAGATTAAGAAAGCCATATCTGAGCAGCAGAATCTGGTTTCTAGCTTAGAACAAGACCTCACAGGGAGCAGAACAGAATTGAGTCAGAGGGAATTGAGAATCAACGAGATTTTGCAAGCTGAGGCCTCTCTGAAATCCGAAGTTGATAAACACAGAAGGTTAATTGCTCAACTGAAGAAGAGGGCAGAGAACTTATTAAAGGAAAGGGACAACTTATCAAAGGAAAAGGACAACTTATCAAAGGAAAAGGATGATTTGGCTAGAGAGAATCAAGCTCTCTCCAAACAATTGGAAGATGCAAAACTGGGGAAAAGAACTGCTGATGCTGCAGATGAACAGGCCTTGAAAGACAAAGAAAAGGAGAAAGACACCAGAATCCAGGGGCTTGAGAAGATGGCCTTTCAACTCAGAGAAGAGTTGAAACAAGGGAAACTAAAGCGTTTGAAGACTCAAAAGACAATAAGTGACTCCTATGAAACTGTGACTCAGCAACGGTCCAAGCTATTAGATGAACTGGACAAGCATAAGCAGGCTTTGAAGATGCTTACCGATGAAGTTGAGAAGATAGGGCAAGCCAAAAGCAGTCAAACAGAGGGCACATCAGTGGATCAACTCCTTTCCGGGACTCACTTAGAGGACTTCACTGCTGCATATTTTCAGGCTGTAGATGAGTTTGAAAGGGTTGCACGTGGTGAGCTCGGGGTTACAGGTGCCACCGACAGTTCTGCTCCAGATGCTTCTGTTTCTGGCTCTGTTGTACCTGGTCCAGCAGCTACGCCTTCGCCACCAGCTAGCTTGTTGACTTCCACTCCTGTGGTAGGAAAAGTTGTTTTATCAAAGATGACCTCTGAAACTCGTAAAACAGGAAGGAGGTTGGTTCGACCTCGCATTACAAAGCCAGAAGAACCTTCAGCTGATGTAGAGATGCAAGATACGGATGTATCCAGCAACAGCGGGAAGCACATGACAACACCTCAAAATGCAGAAAATCTAGATAATGCAACATTACCAACTCAACCACCAATTCGCAAGCGCCCATCTGCAGCGTCTACCTCAGAGTTATCAGAAGAGATTTCTGCCACGGGTGAACCCTGCTTAGATGTGGCTCAACCTGTGCTTAAGAAGTCCAAAGGCCTAGAGGCACCTCAAGAAGGTGGTGAAGAAAAATCTGTTGGTAATGTAGAAATTTCAGAATCTCTGCCTACTACAGAGGAACATGATGCTGGAGATGAAACCCAAGGTTTCAAAGAGGAAGCCAGTGATACTGAGAAGGATGAGACTATGCTTTCTGGAGAGCAGGTTGAAGAGCCGGCAGTTATTGCAACAAATCAGTCTGAGTCACAGGTTGATAGAACAGATGGTGCAGATGATACTTTGGGGAGGCCTAGTGAAGTGTCAACTCCAGATAATGAATCAAAGTTTCAGGTGGAACAAGAGAGAGAGCAGCTAGCAGCAGACGAAAGGGAAGAGGGGGAGCTAATTGCTGATCCTGAAGATGCTGGAAATCTCGAGGGAGGTAGCAATTTATTAATGGGAAGCCCAGAAAATTTAGAACCTCAGGCTGAAAGCTTAGCTGGTACTGATGAAGACACCTTGCTTACTTCAACAGACACCGGGGAGATTGAATCTTCCCAGCTCCCAGATGATGATAAGAATGATGAAGTCGATGCGATAGAAGAGCTATCTGAAAGCTCTGATAAGTTGAATGATGGCGGTGACCAGGTTGCTACTGAAACTGATCAGGCTGTGGATGCTGTTGTTACTGGTGAGAAACCATCAAGCAGTTTAGTTGACAGCAGCATTTCAAAAGAAGGGGGGTCGGGTGACACTGCTGCAGCTGAAACGGAAGAAGGGAAACAGGTTTCACCTGTCAATAGGAGCTCAAGAACCATAAACTTGAATGAGAGGGCTAGAGAAAGGGCTTCCCTTAGGCAGGCTGGTATGCTTTCCTCTACGATGCCAAGAGGCCGTGGCCGAGCTCCTCGGGGTCGTGGTGGGCGCAATGTGCGTGGTGGTCGTGGTCAAACCCCTGGTTCACAGGGTTAA